One genomic window of Glycine soja cultivar W05 chromosome 9, ASM419377v2, whole genome shotgun sequence includes the following:
- the LOC114367889 gene encoding VAMP-like protein YKT61 yields the protein MKITALLVLKCTGEGSDPVILANASDVSHFGYFQRSSVKEFIVFVGRTVASRTPQGQRQSVQHEEYKVHTYNRNGLCALGFMDDHYPIRSAFSLLNQVIDEYQKNFGESWRNAQEDSTQPWPYLNEALAKFQDPAEADKLMKIQRELDETKIILHKTIDSVLARGEKLDSLVEKSSDLSAASQMFYKQAKKTNQCCTIL from the exons ATGAAGATCACGGCGTTGTTGGTGCTTAAATGCACGGGCGAGGGATCCGATCCGGTGATTCTGGCAAACGCTTCCGATGTCAGCCACTTCGGCTACTTCCAGCGTTCCAGCGTTAAGGAATTCATCGTTTTCGTTGGTCGTACAGTCGCCAGTCGCACTCCTCAGGGCCAACGCCAATCCGTACAACACGAAG AGTACAAGGTGCACACATACAACAGGAATGGTCTTTGCGCGTTGGGATTTATGGATGATCATTACCCGATTCGGAGTGCGTTTTCTCTTCTCAATCAG GTAATAGATGAATATCAAAAAAACTTTGGCGAGTCATGGAGAAATGCTCAGGAAGACAGTACTCAACCATGGCCCTATTTGAATGAAGCTCTGGCAAAATTCCAG GATCCTGCAGAGGCAGACAAGTTGATGAAAATCCAGAGAGAGTTGGATGAAACCAAAATCATCCTT CATAAAACTATTGATAGTGTGCTAGCTAGAGGGGAGAAGCTGGATAGTTTAGTTGAGAAGAGTTCTGATCTGAGTGCCGCTTCGCAG ATGTTCTACAAACAGGCCAAGAAAACCAATCAGTGTTGTACCATATTGTAA